In Mongoliitalea daihaiensis, one DNA window encodes the following:
- a CDS encoding single-stranded DNA-binding protein, with protein sequence MSSIRNKVQLIGRLGTKPELKEFESGKKKVSFSLATNEYYYNKAGERVEETTWHNLAAWDKTAENLSKLLDKGAEIAIEGKITNRSYEDKDGVKKYLTEIIIDEFVLFGEKVTQ encoded by the coding sequence ATGAGCAGTATCAGAAACAAGGTGCAGCTGATCGGGAGATTGGGCACCAAACCAGAACTGAAGGAATTTGAATCTGGGAAGAAAAAAGTGTCATTTAGCTTAGCTACAAACGAGTACTACTACAACAAAGCAGGCGAGCGGGTAGAAGAAACCACCTGGCACAACTTAGCAGCTTGGGATAAAACGGCCGAAAACCTTTCAAAGCTCCTAGATAAGGGTGCTGAGATTGCTATCGAGGGAAAAATCACTAACCGCTCTTATGAAGACAAAGACGGCGTCAAAAAATACCTCACAGAAATCATCATTGATGAGTTTGTGCTTTTTGGCGAGAAGGTAACACAGTAA
- a CDS encoding AEC family transporter — MNPAIQKTLAFLLLLLIGFFLRAKFQSQEQQKGLKTIILTIALPAIIFVALLKAEISQELLWLPVLALGFNFILFFALQHILPWYGIEKGSPNYRTYLLLFPSLAPGLSCFPFLIEYLGDEALAWGALADIGNKFFVLIFAYMVAIHWFFKIHPTLEGNSRGKIKSLLVSLINEPINLVIVFALTLLAFGIRMENLPPFLSSTISSLSNLMTPLVLLYIGIAVVFNWAQLKKIVNLLLLRSGLTFMLSGLLILLVPGLSYIAILLIVVFPQSAISFWPYAHMSAIQSMERLSSQGNKKTFDLELGVNILALSLPFATGVMLSVFSFGETFTSPNLLISLGIALVSISAIKPTYTKISESFLKPVFKKD, encoded by the coding sequence ATGAATCCAGCAATTCAGAAGACACTTGCATTTCTTCTTTTACTACTAATCGGTTTTTTCCTACGCGCTAAGTTTCAATCTCAAGAGCAGCAAAAAGGACTGAAAACCATCATTCTTACAATAGCACTACCCGCTATCATCTTTGTTGCTTTGCTTAAAGCCGAAATCTCACAGGAACTACTTTGGCTCCCTGTTTTAGCACTTGGCTTTAATTTCATCTTATTCTTTGCACTTCAACACATCTTACCTTGGTATGGAATTGAAAAAGGCTCTCCTAATTACCGAACCTATTTACTATTGTTCCCTTCACTCGCCCCTGGACTTTCTTGTTTCCCTTTCCTGATTGAATATCTTGGAGATGAAGCACTGGCATGGGGGGCATTAGCGGATATTGGAAACAAATTCTTTGTTTTAATTTTTGCTTATATGGTGGCCATTCACTGGTTTTTCAAAATACATCCTACTTTGGAAGGGAACAGCCGGGGTAAAATCAAATCACTTTTAGTCAGTTTGATCAACGAACCCATCAATTTGGTGATAGTATTTGCACTTACCTTACTTGCTTTTGGAATTCGTATGGAAAATCTCCCCCCCTTTCTATCGAGCACCATTAGCAGCTTGAGCAATCTAATGACTCCTTTGGTACTTCTGTATATTGGAATAGCAGTTGTGTTTAATTGGGCTCAACTAAAAAAAATAGTTAACCTGCTACTCCTTCGCTCAGGTCTGACATTTATGCTTAGTGGTTTGTTGATTTTGTTAGTCCCAGGGTTATCATATATTGCTATACTCTTAATTGTAGTCTTCCCACAAAGTGCTATTAGTTTTTGGCCATATGCACACATGTCAGCTATCCAATCAATGGAGCGCTTATCTAGCCAAGGAAACAAAAAAACATTTGATTTAGAATTGGGAGTCAATATCCTAGCATTATCTCTTCCTTTTGCCACAGGCGTTATGCTCTCGGTTTTTTCATTTGGAGAAACATTCACATCTCCCAATCTTCTAATAAGCCTTGGAATTGCGCTGGTAAGTATCAGTGCCATCAAACCCACCTATACTAAAATCTCTGAATCGTTTTTAAAACCGGTATTCAAGAAAGACTAG
- the pfkA gene encoding 6-phosphofructokinase, producing the protein MKKIAVFTSGGDAPGMNACIRAVVRTSIFHGLEIYGINYGYDGMINGNIKRMHSYSVSNIIQRGGTILKSARSEEFRTPEGRKKAYDKLQEFGIEGIVAIGGDGTFTGAKTFFEEYGIPTIGCPGTIDNDIYGTDYTIGFDTAVNTALEAIDKIRDTAAAHDRIFFIEVMGRDSGYIAVESGIGGGAEFVMVPETKTDISKVVKSLKNLRKSKSSSIIVVAEGDEEGGGEEIMQKVEEKLKDSDKEFKVTTLGHIQRGGSPTARDRVLASRCGMAAVEGLLHGEKNCMAGVVNGDVVYTPFADCIGKTKPLNEDHLRLIEILSI; encoded by the coding sequence ATGAAAAAAATAGCTGTTTTCACATCTGGTGGTGACGCTCCTGGAATGAATGCTTGTATCCGTGCAGTCGTCAGAACATCAATTTTTCACGGTTTGGAAATCTATGGTATCAATTATGGATATGATGGCATGATCAATGGAAATATCAAACGCATGCATTCTTATTCCGTCAGCAATATCATCCAACGTGGTGGAACGATTTTAAAGTCCGCAAGAAGCGAGGAGTTTAGAACTCCAGAAGGAAGAAAAAAAGCATATGACAAACTTCAAGAGTTTGGAATAGAGGGTATCGTAGCCATCGGAGGTGACGGCACATTCACTGGTGCTAAAACTTTCTTTGAAGAATATGGAATACCAACTATTGGTTGTCCTGGAACTATCGATAATGATATTTATGGTACTGACTACACCATTGGTTTTGATACTGCAGTAAATACAGCATTAGAGGCGATAGATAAAATCAGGGATACCGCCGCAGCACATGATCGGATTTTCTTTATTGAAGTTATGGGCAGAGATTCAGGATACATAGCTGTAGAATCAGGAATTGGAGGTGGTGCCGAATTTGTAATGGTCCCAGAAACAAAAACAGACATAAGTAAAGTTGTAAAATCTCTGAAAAATCTACGCAAAAGCAAATCCTCAAGCATCATCGTTGTAGCAGAAGGAGATGAGGAAGGAGGAGGAGAAGAAATTATGCAGAAAGTGGAAGAAAAGTTAAAAGATTCAGATAAAGAATTTAAAGTTACCACTTTAGGGCATATTCAACGCGGCGGAAGCCCTACTGCTAGAGACCGCGTATTGGCTTCCCGCTGTGGTATGGCAGCGGTGGAGGGATTGCTACACGGTGAAAAAAATTGCATGGCAGGAGTTGTCAATGGCGATGTCGTTTACACCCCTTTTGCAGATTGTATCGGCAAAACAAAACCTCTTAATGAGGATCATTTACGTCTAATAGAAATCTTAAGTATTTAA
- a CDS encoding XRE family transcriptional regulator: protein MVLAKNLKHLRTASQMTQAELADKLGLQRTMISAYEDGRSEPKLQTLGVLAGLFQSSVDELLYHDIQALGRKAQQSKQIKVLAITVDSEDREQIPMVPQKASAGYLNGFADPEFVESLPQFSLPNLSTHATYRAFELSGDSMLPLVSGTVVIGSYVEQLTQIKSGKTYVLVTVTEGVVYKRVFNYLEENGKLFLVSDNEHYKPYEVKGEDVLEIWEAKAYISTDFPSPKDKAQPATLEDISQMILDLKSEILRLKY from the coding sequence ATGGTACTAGCCAAAAACCTGAAGCATCTTCGGACTGCTTCTCAAATGACTCAAGCAGAATTAGCAGATAAGCTTGGCTTACAACGGACCATGATTTCCGCATATGAGGATGGGAGATCCGAACCTAAGCTGCAAACTTTGGGGGTTTTGGCCGGACTATTTCAGTCTTCTGTTGATGAGCTCCTGTATCATGATATTCAAGCATTGGGTAGAAAGGCACAGCAATCCAAACAAATCAAAGTGCTAGCCATTACTGTGGACAGTGAAGACAGAGAGCAAATTCCCATGGTTCCTCAAAAAGCATCGGCCGGATATCTGAATGGTTTTGCTGATCCCGAGTTTGTCGAAAGCCTCCCGCAGTTTTCGCTCCCCAATCTTTCTACGCATGCAACTTATCGGGCATTTGAGCTCAGCGGGGATAGTATGCTTCCATTAGTGTCAGGTACTGTGGTGATTGGTAGTTATGTAGAACAATTGACACAAATCAAAAGCGGTAAGACGTATGTCCTGGTGACGGTTACAGAAGGTGTAGTTTACAAGCGGGTTTTTAATTATCTAGAAGAGAACGGGAAGCTGTTTTTGGTTTCAGATAATGAGCATTACAAACCCTATGAGGTCAAAGGAGAAGATGTGTTAGAGATATGGGAAGCAAAAGCGTATATCAGTACTGATTTCCCAAGTCCCAAAGATAAAGCACAGCCTGCGACGTTGGAAGATATATCGCAGATGATCCTTGATTTAAAATCCGAAATTTTAAGGCTTAAGTACTAG